A genome region from Bradyrhizobium sp. WSM1417 includes the following:
- a CDS encoding outer membrane protein translates to MKKILFATVALLVVGAAAPAVGADLGNRNYYKTPAPAYAAPIYNWTGFYIGGHVGGAFSSDNNFSGLSTGNNGNGRFLGGLQAGADWQFNPNFVVGVEGQYSWLSGSVGAVFPGGVAYTNDQRGLGSITGRVGYTWGPGLLYVKGGYAYSDNNEKVTVGGVPAAFVITGDHRNGYTVGAGLEYMFAPNWSAKAEYQYYNFGDAHFTGGPLAGTGNFTTDDHTIKAGVNYRFNWANSAVARY, encoded by the coding sequence ATGAAGAAGATTCTGTTTGCGACCGTTGCGCTGCTCGTGGTGGGCGCTGCTGCGCCGGCGGTCGGTGCCGATCTCGGTAACCGCAACTATTATAAGACGCCCGCGCCCGCTTATGCCGCACCGATCTACAACTGGACCGGCTTCTACATCGGCGGCCATGTCGGCGGCGCGTTCTCCAGCGACAACAATTTCAGCGGCCTCTCCACCGGTAACAACGGCAACGGCCGTTTCCTCGGCGGCCTGCAGGCCGGTGCGGACTGGCAGTTCAACCCGAACTTCGTTGTCGGCGTCGAAGGCCAGTATTCCTGGCTCTCCGGCAGCGTCGGCGCGGTGTTCCCGGGCGGCGTCGCCTACACCAACGACCAGCGTGGTCTCGGCTCGATCACCGGCCGCGTCGGCTACACCTGGGGTCCGGGCCTGCTCTATGTGAAGGGCGGCTACGCCTATTCGGACAACAACGAGAAGGTCACTGTTGGCGGCGTGCCGGCGGCCTTCGTCATCACGGGCGATCATCGCAACGGCTACACCGTCGGCGCCGGCCTCGAATACATGTTCGCCCCGAACTGGTCGGCCAAGGCCGAGTACCAGTACTACAATTTCGGCGACGCGCACTTCACCGGCGGTCCGCTGGCGGGCACCGGTAACTTCACCACCGACGACCACACCATCAAGGCGGGCGTCAACTACCGCTTCAACTGGGCCAACTCGGCGGTCGCGCGCTACTGA